The following coding sequences are from one Mastomys coucha isolate ucsf_1 unplaced genomic scaffold, UCSF_Mcou_1 pScaffold9, whole genome shotgun sequence window:
- the LOC116085223 gene encoding ribonuclease pancreatic — MKLHLQCGAGSSSSSPTYCNQMMKRRDMTKGSCKPVNTFVHEPLADVQAICSQENVTCKNGNSNCYKSSSALHITDCRLKGNSKYPNCDYKTSHYQKHIIVACDGNPYVPVHFDASV, encoded by the coding sequence GTTCCTCCAGCAGCAGCCCCACCTACTGCAACCAAATGATGAAGCGCCGGGATATGACAAAGGGGTCATGCAAGCCCGTGAACACGTTCGTGCATGAACCCTTGGCAGATGTCCAGGCTATCTGCTCCCAGGAAAACGTCACCTGTAAGAACGGGAATAGCAACTGCTACAAGAGCAGCTCTGCCCTGCACATCACTGACTGCCGCCTGAAAGGCAACTCCAAATATCCCAACTGTGACTACAAGACCAGTCACTACCAGAAGCACATCATTGTGGCCTGTGATGGGAACCCCTATGTACCAGTCCACTTTGATGCTTCTGTGTAG